The segment GAAGACATTCGATTGTTGCGTTCGCAATGGGAAAGTATTGTATTGAGCATACATCGCTGTCCTGTTGAAACAGCAGTCCGGCTATTATCTGTCATCCCGTAAGTTGGAAAAAAGAACGTGAATCTTATTGCCACAAATCCCTTCGATCAGGAGACCGTTGCGGAGTTTCCTTTTGAAACAGAAGTATCTCTGAACGAAAAATTGAATCAGGCGCAATTGGCCTTTCAGAAATGGCGTAAGAAAACGCTGACTGAGCGGATCCGAATCGTTGAACAGGGGCTTGAAAAAATCCGTCAGGCGGAAGAAGAGATTGTTCAGAATGTTACCCGTCAAATGGGGAAACCACTCGGTCAGGCCCGTGGAGAGTTCTTAACGATGTTCGACCGGGCTGCCACGTGTATTGAATTGGCTCCAGCGGCGTTAGCGGATGATGTACTTCCCGATAAACCCAACTTCCAACGGCGGATTGTACATGAACCCCTGGGCGTGGTACTGGACATCGCGGCCTGGAATTATCCATTGGTCATTCCAATCAATGTGATCGTGCCCGCGCTGTTGGCGGGAAATACAGTGTTGATCAAACACAGTGCGAAAACCCCGCTCTGCGGAGTCGCTTTTGAGGATGCATTTGGGGCGCTGGAAGTTCCCAATCTGGTAACAAACGTCATCCTGAACCATCAGCAAACGGAAGAGTTAATTGCCGATGACCGTATCAACCACGTCTCCTTTACTGGCTCGGTCGAAGGGGGGCGGGTCATCTATCGCCATGTGGCTGAACGTTTGATTGATGCTGGTTTGGAATTGGGTGGAAACGATGCCGCCTATGTGGCTGCCGATGCCGACCTCGATTTCGCGGTAGCGAATATCGTCGACGGAGCGACCTACAACGCCGGGCAGTCCTGCTGTGCGGTGGAACGAGTTTACGTACATGAGACGGTATATGACGCCTTTGTCGACAAGGCACTCGAGCTAATGCAGGGATTTCAGTTAGGCGATCCGACTGCGGAAGGAACGACGATGGGGCCATTAGCCAGTCGTGCCGCCTTGGAGGAGTTGGAGAAACAGGTTCAAGATGCGGTCGATCGTGGGGCTAAATTGCTGTGCGGAGGAACTCGGGTTTCCGGGAGCACGGGGAACTTTTTCTCACCAACGTTGTTAAGTGACTGCCCGCAGGATTCCGTGGTGATGCAGGAAGAAAGTTTTGGCCCCCTTTTACCGGTAACCAAAGTGGCCAGCGATGAGGAAGCACTCACCAAAATGAACGATTCCCGGTTTGGTTTAACGGCATCGGTCTGGAGTGCTGATGTGGAACGAGTGGAGAAAATGGCTGCCGATCTGCAGGTGGGGACCATCTTTCAGAACCGCTGCGATTATCTCGATCCGGCGTTACCCTGGACAGGCTGGGGAGAGAGCGGGCTGGGTTCAACGCTATCCCAATATGGTTTTTTTCATCTTACGCAGCGAAAAGCGATACACTTCCGCACAGATTTGGAATCCTAATCGAGAATAATAAGAGCAAGGC is part of the Polystyrenella longa genome and harbors:
- a CDS encoding aldehyde dehydrogenase family protein, producing MNLIATNPFDQETVAEFPFETEVSLNEKLNQAQLAFQKWRKKTLTERIRIVEQGLEKIRQAEEEIVQNVTRQMGKPLGQARGEFLTMFDRAATCIELAPAALADDVLPDKPNFQRRIVHEPLGVVLDIAAWNYPLVIPINVIVPALLAGNTVLIKHSAKTPLCGVAFEDAFGALEVPNLVTNVILNHQQTEELIADDRINHVSFTGSVEGGRVIYRHVAERLIDAGLELGGNDAAYVAADADLDFAVANIVDGATYNAGQSCCAVERVYVHETVYDAFVDKALELMQGFQLGDPTAEGTTMGPLASRAALEELEKQVQDAVDRGAKLLCGGTRVSGSTGNFFSPTLLSDCPQDSVVMQEESFGPLLPVTKVASDEEALTKMNDSRFGLTASVWSADVERVEKMAADLQVGTIFQNRCDYLDPALPWTGWGESGLGSTLSQYGFFHLTQRKAIHFRTDLES